A stretch of DNA from Limnohabitans sp. MORI2:
ACGAGCGTGATGTTTCTGGCATCAGCGGCGTGGAGTGGGATGCGGTCGAGCTGCCCAGCCAGTTCATGGAAAACTTCTGTTGGGAGTGGAGCGTTCTGCGCCATATGACGGCACATGTGGATACGGGCGAACCGTTGCCCCGCGAGCTGTTCGACAAAATGCTGGCCGCCAAAAACTTCCAAAGCGGCTTGCAAACGCTGCGTCAAATCGAGTTCTCGCTCGTGGACATGCGCTTGCACACCGAGGGCGAAAAAGCCCAAGACTTCATGCAAGTGCTGCGCGATGTGCGCGCCGAAGTCGCCGTGCTTCAAGCCCCAACTTGGGGACGCACGCTACACACCTTCAGCCACATCTTTGCGGGCGGCTATGCGGCGGGCTACTACAGCTACAAATGGGCCGAGGTACTGAGCGCCGATGCCTATGCCGCCTTTGAAGAAACCGCCGCTGCCGATGGCACACCCAGCATCGACACCGGCCGCCGGTACCGAGAAACCATCCTAGAAGTAGGCGGTAGCCGCCCAGCGATGGAGTCGTTCAAAGCCTTCCGTGGCCGCGAACCTCAGCTGGATGCTTTGCTCCGCCACCAAGGTATGAGCGCCGCGCATTGAGCATCACCAAGGAATCGGTGCGCCTTTGTAGTCCACAAAGTGCGCAGCTGCTTTCGCTGGCAAACTATCCAAAGCACTGAGTAAACCCGCCACCGATTGCGCGGGCGTGAGGCAGTCTTGCGCGTTCACAAACGGCGCTGACAAATTGGATGCCACTGTGCCCGGCTGCATGGCGGCCACCACAAGTTGTGGGCGTTTGCGTGCAGCCTCAATGGCTGCGGTTTGCAACACCATGTTCATTGCCGCTTTGGCTGCACGATAGCCATACCAGCCACCTTTGCCGTTGTCGCTGATGCTGCCTACACGTGCCGATAGCTTGGCGTAGATGCTGCGCTCATCGGTGACCAGCAAAGGCACAAAGTGTTTGAGCAACAACGCAGGCCCAATGGTGTTGACTTCAAACGCACGGGCCAGTTGCGCAACATTGAGCGCGCCCATGTGTTTTTCTGGCCCATGCCCGTCGATCGTGAGTGCACCAGTGGCATCGATGATGAGGTGAAACGGACCTTGAGACGTCGAAGCGAGTTCAGCCGCCGCAGCCGCGATGCTGACCTCGTCCTCTAAGCGAAATGCAGGCTGCGAGCTACGCGACAGACCCACCACATGCGAGCAAGCCGCATCGGTTTGCAAAGCGTCAACAAACGCTCGCCCCAGCGCACCCGATGCGCCCAACACCAATGCGCAGTATGACGGGCCTAGGCTTTTCAAAACTCTAGCGTTTTCACACCGGCAGAGGTGCCCAGCAAACACACCTGCGCTTTTTGATACGCAAACACGCCAACCGTCACCACGCCCGGCCATTGGCTGACGGTGGCTTCAAATGCCACGGGGTCGGTGATTTTGAGACCCGTCACATCGACGATGTGTTGGCCGTTGTCAGTGACCAAAGGTTGACCGTCTTTCATGCGCACTTTGCCCGCACCGCTCATCGCCGCGAATTGGCGAATGATTTGCGCACTCGACATCGGGATAACTTCTACAGGCAACGGAAACGCGCCGAGCGTATCGACCAACTTGCTTTCATCGGCGATGCACACAAATTTTTTGGACAATGCGGCCACAATTTTTTCGCGGGTCAACGCCGCGCCGCCGCCTTTGACCATGTGGCCTTGGTGATCGATTTCGTCTGCACCGTCGATATAGACCGACAGGCTTTGCACCTCTGTCGCGTCAAACACTGGGATGCCCAAGGCTTGCAAGCGTTCGGTGGAAGCCACTGAGCTGGACACCGCGCCCTTGATTTGGTCTTTCATGCTGGCCAGTGCGTCAATGAATTTGTTGACCGTGGAGCCCGTGCCCACGCCCACCACCTCGCCAGGCACCACGTATTGCAGCGCGGCTTGGCCGACCAAAGTTTTCAATTCATCTTGGGTGAAAGTGGGAGTGCTCATCGGCGAAAATCCAGCAAAGAAGTTTTCAAAGTCTGAGATTATCCATGTCGTTACTGCCCTACTCGCTCGCCCGTCCGTTCTTGTTTGCCATGGACGCCGAAACTGCCCACGAACACACGCTGGCCATGTTGGCCCTCACGCAAAACACGCCGCTGTCTTGGGCCTACTGCCAAGAGCGTGTGCAAGACCCCATTCAACTGGCTGGCTTG
This window harbors:
- a CDS encoding SDR family NAD(P)-dependent oxidoreductase; the protein is MKSLGPSYCALVLGASGALGRAFVDALQTDAACSHVVGLSRSSQPAFRLEDEVSIAAAAAELASTSQGPFHLIIDATGALTIDGHGPEKHMGALNVAQLARAFEVNTIGPALLLKHFVPLLVTDERSIYAKLSARVGSISDNGKGGWYGYRAAKAAMNMVLQTAAIEAARKRPQLVVAAMQPGTVASNLSAPFVNAQDCLTPAQSVAGLLSALDSLPAKAAAHFVDYKGAPIPW
- the rpiA gene encoding ribose-5-phosphate isomerase RpiA — translated: MSTPTFTQDELKTLVGQAALQYVVPGEVVGVGTGSTVNKFIDALASMKDQIKGAVSSSVASTERLQALGIPVFDATEVQSLSVYIDGADEIDHQGHMVKGGGAALTREKIVAALSKKFVCIADESKLVDTLGAFPLPVEVIPMSSAQIIRQFAAMSGAGKVRMKDGQPLVTDNGQHIVDVTGLKITDPVAFEATVSQWPGVVTVGVFAYQKAQVCLLGTSAGVKTLEF